The following is a genomic window from Brevibacterium limosum.
TTGCGAAGCGCTCGGTCAAGGGGACGAGGTAGCGAGTGATTTTCGCCGATCGAGCCAGGCCCGTGTAGGAATCGCGCACGATGCCGGTGACAGTCTCTGGCGACACACCAGCTGATGTTGCCGATAGGTCTGTGATCAAATGGTTGATGTGGGCCTCCACGTCGAAGGCACTGACAGCCACTGGCGCCTCAGGCTGCGGGTTTGGTGCGATGACGGCAGGGGCGAAACCTTCCAGTAGAGCGCTCACAGCGGCCTGGCGTCCGGCTGCGATGGAATACCAGACCCAGGTGCCGCGACGTTGAGACTCGAGCAGCCCCACTGTCTTCAGTACTTTCAAGTGATGAGAGACAGTGGGCTGGGAAACGTCGGCAAGCTCTGCAAGATCGCAGACACATGATTCCCCACGAGGGTCGGTGCTGATCGCTGAGAGCATCCGTAACCGCAGAGGGTCAGCGAGTGCTTTGAGTGTTCCGGCAAGCGTCGTCGCGACGTCGACAGCAATGGCGTGGGACGGATCTGGGGCACACGTTTCATCGTCAGTGGGGATCATAGTGGTTTCAGTCATGACGATCTCGCCTCCACAGCGTAGGGGTCGGTGCGGAACCATGCTTTCGCGGCCCAGAGTGAGACATAGACGAGGCCGACCAGGACAGGCACCTCGATGAGAGGGCCAACGACCCCAGCCAGTGCCTGCCCGCTGGTGGCACCGAAGGTACCGATGGCGACGGCAATGGCGAGTTCGAAGTTATTGCCAGCCGCGGTGAAAGCCAATGTTGTGGAGCGGGCGTAGCCAAGACCGAGGCTCTTGCCGAGCAGGAGCCCTGCGAACCACATGAGTGAGAAGTAGACCAGCAATGGCAGTGCGATTCGAACGACGTCCAAGGGTTGGCTGGTGATCTGTTCGCCCTGGAGTGCGAAGAGCAAAACGATTGTGAACAGGAGACCGTAGAGCGCCCACGGCCCCACTCGGGGAATGAACTTCTCTTCGTACCACTGACGGCCGCGACGTTTCTCGCCGATCCATCGTGAGGCGAATCCGGCGATTAGCGGGACGCCGAGGAAGACGAGCACGTTGAGAGCGATCTGACCCATTGACACTTCCAGGCCTTGAGTATCAAGTCCCAACCAAGTGGGCAGGAAGGTGAGGTAGAACCAGCCGAGGACTGAGAACATGATGACCTGGAAGACTGAGTTGATCGCGACCAGCACGGCGGTTGCTTCTCGGTCACCGCAGGCGAGGTCGTTCCAGATCACGACCATGGCAATACAGCGGGCCAGGCCAACGATGATCAATCCTGTGCGGTATTCGGGGAGGTCTGGCAGGAACACCCAAGCCAGGGCGAACATGACTGCGGGCCCGGCGAGCCAGTTGAGGACCAAGGATGAGATCAGCAGTTTCTTATCGCCGGTGACGGCGGCGACCTTGTCATAGCGGACTTTGGCGAGGACGGGGTACATCATGACCAGCAGACCCAGGGCGATGGGTACTGAGATGCCGCCGATTTCCAATTGGGAAAGCAGGTCAGAGACCCCGGGGATCAGCCGGCCGAGGAGGAGGCCTGCGATCATGGACAGGCCGATCCAGGCCGGCAGCCACTTGTCTAGTGTCGACAGGCGTGCAGGTGCCGTCTGTTGTGTGGTGGTGTCTGCGGTCATGCCAGGAGCTCCTCGATCTTGTTCACGATGTCTGGGCGCGGGTGTGCACCGATAAGGACGTCGCGTCGTTGGCCGTCACGGTAAAAGCCGAGCGTAGGAATAGATGTCACTCCGGCTGCTGTGACCGCTTCGGGATTGGTATCGGCATCGATCTTGACGACCTTGACTCGTCCTTCGTATTCGTCGGAGAGCTGATCGAGTATCGGTGCGATTTGTTTGCACGGTCCACACCAAGTCGCCCAGATGTCGACGACTACGGGAATGTCGGAATCGATGACCTCGGTGGTGAACGTGGCG
Proteins encoded in this region:
- a CDS encoding metalloregulator ArsR/SmtB family transcription factor, whose protein sequence is MTETTMIPTDDETCAPDPSHAIAVDVATTLAGTLKALADPLRLRMLSAISTDPRGESCVCDLAELADVSQPTVSHHLKVLKTVGLLESQRRGTWVWYSIAAGRQAAVSALLEGFAPAVIAPNPQPEAPVAVSAFDVEAHINHLITDLSATSAGVSPETVTGIVRDSYTGLARSAKITRYLVPLTERFAKQRLADITRDTASAPPQVLFICVANAGRSQLAAALTRQLSGGRVIARSAGSTPAAGLNSNVAELISDIDGENVEELFPKPLTDDAIRAADVVITMGCGDVCPIVPGLRYEDWSVADPALASPEGVALIRDDLATRVQALLDSLTN
- the arsB gene encoding ACR3 family arsenite efflux transporter, which gives rise to MTADTTTQQTAPARLSTLDKWLPAWIGLSMIAGLLLGRLIPGVSDLLSQLEIGGISVPIALGLLVMMYPVLAKVRYDKVAAVTGDKKLLISSLVLNWLAGPAVMFALAWVFLPDLPEYRTGLIIVGLARCIAMVVIWNDLACGDREATAVLVAINSVFQVIMFSVLGWFYLTFLPTWLGLDTQGLEVSMGQIALNVLVFLGVPLIAGFASRWIGEKRRGRQWYEEKFIPRVGPWALYGLLFTIVLLFALQGEQITSQPLDVVRIALPLLVYFSLMWFAGLLLGKSLGLGYARSTTLAFTAAGNNFELAIAVAIGTFGATSGQALAGVVGPLIEVPVLVGLVYVSLWAAKAWFRTDPYAVEARSS
- the trxA gene encoding thioredoxin, with the translated sequence MSTTTVTDATFTTEVIDSDIPVVVDIWATWCGPCKQIAPILDQLSDEYEGRVKVVKIDADTNPEAVTAAGVTSIPTLGFYRDGQRRDVLIGAHPRPDIVNKIEELLA